The Fusobacterium necrophorum subsp. necrophorum genome has a window encoding:
- a CDS encoding MATE family efflux transporter, producing the protein MKKDMKTELLTESPKDLLFKLAIPGIIGMIVIGLYPFMDGIFAGWIIGDYAMSAISISMSLTIINGGISALIGVGSASVLSRAIGKGDKETTERIFGNFCYWVIVFSIIITILGLLLAPHFLNLVGAKGNIKELGLRYLRIVFLGSIFVNFAQAGNMTMRGEGALKQSMMIMGVGAVLNIILDPIFMKLMGKYAIEGAAIATVLSQIVQAILTFHYFSKKSAFVGIHKIQKCKTIYWEMFSIGSSAMMMQILFAVQQTFLFKQAFLYGGEDWGILMSATMRLYMFSFIPLWGMSQGLQPVIGANFGAKQYQRVKDTMKIFMYGATILAAVSWIPSMFFSEKLLSLFNVRSEIIKAGITNFKMFYSTFILYGIMIMTLTFFQSVGDGKKAGMIVVFRQLILFIPAILLLPKVFGGLVVWWAEPIVDFSMIMLGLLLMFKELNQMGEEKA; encoded by the coding sequence ATGAAAAAAGATATGAAAACGGAACTTTTAACCGAAAGTCCCAAGGATCTACTATTTAAGTTGGCAATTCCCGGAATAATTGGAATGATTGTTATAGGACTGTATCCATTTATGGATGGAATATTTGCAGGATGGATTATCGGGGATTATGCCATGTCTGCTATCAGTATATCTATGTCCTTGACAATCATAAATGGAGGAATATCCGCACTTATTGGAGTTGGTAGTGCATCCGTATTATCAAGAGCGATCGGCAAAGGAGATAAAGAAACCACAGAGAGAATATTTGGAAATTTTTGTTATTGGGTAATCGTATTTTCTATCATTATCACAATATTAGGACTTTTACTTGCACCACATTTTTTAAATTTGGTAGGAGCAAAGGGTAACATCAAAGAACTTGGACTTCGATATTTGAGAATAGTTTTCCTTGGCTCCATATTTGTGAATTTTGCTCAAGCAGGCAATATGACAATGCGTGGTGAAGGAGCATTGAAACAATCCATGATGATTATGGGAGTGGGTGCTGTATTAAACATTATTTTAGATCCTATTTTTATGAAATTGATGGGAAAATATGCAATAGAAGGTGCAGCTATTGCAACCGTACTCTCTCAAATTGTGCAAGCCATATTAACCTTTCATTATTTTTCAAAGAAAAGTGCATTTGTGGGAATTCATAAAATTCAAAAATGCAAGACCATTTACTGGGAAATGTTTAGCATAGGAAGTTCTGCCATGATGATGCAAATTTTATTTGCAGTGCAACAGACATTTTTGTTTAAACAAGCTTTTTTATATGGAGGAGAAGACTGGGGGATTTTGATGTCTGCCACCATGCGATTATATATGTTCTCCTTTATTCCCTTGTGGGGAATGAGTCAGGGATTACAGCCTGTCATCGGAGCGAATTTTGGGGCAAAACAATACCAAAGAGTAAAAGATACCATGAAGATTTTTATGTATGGAGCAACAATACTTGCAGCAGTTTCGTGGATACCATCCATGTTTTTCTCTGAAAAATTATTGTCATTGTTCAATGTGAGAAGTGAAATTATTAAAGCAGGAATTACAAACTTTAAGATGTTTTATTCCACCTTTATTTTGTACGGAATTATGATTATGACACTTACCTTTTTCCAATCCGTTGGAGATGGAAAAAAAGCGGGAATGATTGTCGTGTTTCGACAACTGATTTTGTTTATTCCGGCTATATTGTTATTACCAAAGGTATTTGGGGGATTAGTAGTTTGGTGGGCTGAACCTATTGTAGATTTTAGCATGATCATGCTTGGATTGCTTTTAATGTTTAAAGAACTTAATCAAATGGGAGAAGAAAAAGCATGA
- a CDS encoding TetR/AcrR family transcriptional regulator: protein MKEEKQKIGQLRKKEIREAAKRCFLKKGFQNTTMEDVIIEIGMSRGGVYHHYANTNEMLKDLMLDGNHYRNSLIHEYLENNQGKDKYQQMSDILVEKSLANTDLMSLYTLLLQAKNYHEDLEKLYQELKVNTTNELSIIAKQLGIEADIFHDDFLVNYINGVILSAEILCARNSYSEHKKYIKESITNYIVDLEKKKEGNGEA from the coding sequence TTGAAAGAAGAAAAACAAAAAATTGGGCAGCTTAGAAAAAAAGAGATTCGAGAAGCTGCGAAAAGATGCTTTCTAAAGAAAGGATTTCAAAATACAACTATGGAAGATGTAATTATCGAGATAGGCATGAGTAGAGGAGGGGTCTATCATCACTATGCCAATACAAATGAAATGCTGAAAGATTTAATGCTTGACGGGAATCATTATAGAAACAGCTTAATACATGAATATTTAGAAAATAATCAAGGGAAGGATAAATATCAGCAAATGAGTGATATTTTAGTGGAGAAATCTCTGGCGAATACGGATTTAATGAGCCTATATACACTTCTTTTGCAAGCTAAAAACTATCATGAAGATTTGGAGAAATTGTATCAGGAACTGAAGGTCAATACCACGAATGAGCTTAGTATAATTGCAAAGCAACTTGGAATTGAAGCTGATATATTTCATGATGATTTTTTGGTGAACTATATCAATGGAGTGATACTAAGTGCAGAGATTCTTTGTGCAAGAAATTCTTACAGTGAACATAAAAAATACATAAAAGAAAGTATTACAAATTACATTGTTGATCTTGAAAAGAAGAAGGAAGGCAATGGAGAGGCTTAG